TTGGTAGCGACAAGCTGGATAATTATAGCTGGCTAATGGCTGGGCACTGCCAAGAGCAAAACACTGAGGACCACCATGTCGAGAGCGATCCCTAGCTCACTGAACAGCCTGCTGGCCCGACCACGGAGGTTGAGGAGCCTAGCATCAAATGGAATATTCGCCCATCTCTTACGCTGCCTGCTGACCAACAAGATCGAGACGAGCCAGAGCCTAGCACCAACAGCACGAGATTAACATCACAACAAGCACCTGCACCTCCGTTACTCTAGCCACAAGCAACTGACGACCTGTTGGATTTATCCAAAATTTAAGCAGTGGAAGCAGAGTTTATTGCGGTTTGCATATTTTTGCAAAGTGAAATCTCAACCAGAGCCAGCAACAACAAATGGACCCCACTCAGTGTTCTTCAAAGATTCTTAATGCCATTGCTTGCTTATGCGGGTGTAATTGCTatagatatacactaccgttcaaacgtttggggtcacttagaaatgtccttgtttttgaaagaaaagcacattttctgtccattaaaataacataaaattgatcagaaatacagtgtagacattgttaatgttgtaaatgactattgtagctggaaacggcagattgtttatgtaatatctacataggcgtaaagAGGCCCAttaacagcaaccatcactcctgtgttcgaatggcatgttgtgttagctacttatggaataaggtgccatttcaaATGCAGCCCTAtaacccccccaccacccaacccACCCATCCTACCTCACTGTTTCTCACCGTGGTGGCAGTCATCTCCTTTCGGCGGTCGGGGATCTCTGACTTGTTGGGGTTATTGGCACTGCTGACCATGGGACTGGAGGGTGGCAGCGAGCGACTGCCCATCACGCTGCAGCTGGCCTTACGCGGGGGCATGCGCCCCTCCCGCAGCTCCCGGTCACCTGTGCTGGTGGGGCTTCTCTTGGGGTGCATGACCGGCATGGAGGGCCCGCCTGAGGGGGGAACACACATGTTAacactggcagacagacagatacacacacatgcacacactcacagacacttaGTCAGTGGACAGGACAGGAGCTGAGGATATGGGTAGGATGACCACATGTCCCGGATTGTGCAGGACAGTCCCACATTTAGTCCCGTAACCAAACAAAACAGTCCCTCATTTTAGAAATTCAAACACCACATTTTTTTTGTCCCATATGTAAGTCagacattttttttctccatgcTCTGAATATAAGGTATAACAGTTAAATGCTTGCTTActttcttacttacaagcccctaaccaacaatgcaattttaagaaaaataagtattAAGTCAAAAATAGATAagccaaaaataaaaaataattaaagagtagcagtaaaataacagtagcgaggctatatacagggggtaccagtaaagagtcaatgtgcgggggcacaggttagtcgaggtaattgaggtaatatagttgaagtcggaagtttacatacaccttagccaaatacatttaaactcagtttttcacaattcctgacatttaatcctagtaaaaattccctgtattaggtcaattaggatcaccactttattttaagaatgtgaaatgtcagaataatagtagagagaattatttatttcagcttttatttctttcatcacattcccagtgggtcagaagttgacattccctcaattagtatttggtagcgttgcttttaaattgttttacttgggtcaaacgttttgggtagccttccacaagcttcccacaataagttgggtgaattttggcccattcctccggacagagctggtgtaactgagtcaggtttgtaggcctccttgctcgcacacgctttttcagttctgcccacacattttctataggattgaggtcagggctttgtgatggccactccaataccttgactttgttgtccttaagccattttgccacgactttggaagtatgcttgggtccatttggaagacccatttgcgaccaagctttaacttcctgactgatgtcttgagatgttgcttcaatatatccacataatttcacttcctcatgatgccatctattttgtgaagtgcaccagtccctcctgcagcaaagcaccaccacaacatgatgctgccacccccgtgcttcacggttgggatggtattcttcggcttgcaagcctcccctttttcctccaaacataacgatggtcattatggccaaacagttctatttttgtttcatcagaccagaggacatttctccaaaaagtacgatctttgtccccatgtgcagttgtaaaccgtagtctggcttttttatgtcagttttggagcagtggcttcttccttgctgagcagcctttcagttcATGTTTCCTAtacgactcgttttactgtggatatagatacttttgtacctgtttcctccagcatcttcacaaggtcctttgctgttgttctgggattgattggcacTTTTCGTACACAAAGtctgttcatctctagaagacagaactccttcctgagcggtatgacgcctgcgtgggcccatggtgtttatacttgtgtgctattgtttgtacagatgaatgtggtactgtcaggcatttggaaattgctcccaaggatgaaccagacttgtggaggtctacaatttttttctgaggtcttggctgagttcttttgattttcccatgatgtcaagcaaagaggcactgagtttgaaggtaggccttgaaatacatccacaggtacacctccaattgactcaaatgctgtcaattagcctatcagaagcttgaccttgttttctgtaattttccaagctgtttaaaggcactgtcaacttagtgtatgtaaacctctgacccactggaattgtgataagtgaaataatctgtctgtaaacaattgttggaaaaattacttgtgtcatgcacgaagtagatgtcctaatcgacttgcaaaaactatagtttgttaacaagaaatgtgtggagtggtgtaaaatgagttttaatgactctcaaagtgtatgtaaatttctgacttcaactgtatgtacatgtaggtacactatgactatgcatagataataaacagagagttgcAGCGGCGTAACAGAGGGGgtgggggacaatgcaaatagtctgggtagccttttgattagggtggcaggtagcctagtggttagagtgttggcctaCTAACCGAAAGGTTttaagatcgaatccccgagctgacaagtaattctgcccctgaacaaggcagttattgaaaataagaatttgttcttaactaacttgcctagttaaataaaaaaaatatcaattcaggagtcttatggcttgggggtagaagttaaGAATTcttttggatctagacttggtgctccggtaccgcttcccgtgcggcagcagagagaacagtctatgactagggtgtctggagtctttgacaatttttagggccttcctctgacactgcctggtatagaggtcctggatggcaggaagcttggccccagtgatgtaatgggccgtacgcactaccctctgtaaggccttgcggtcagaggccgattagttgccataccagatagtgatgcaaccagttaggatgctctcgatggtgcagctgtagaactttttgaggatctgaggatccatgccaaatcttttcagatttgccctcttcacgactgtcatggtgtgcttggaccatataGGGGCTAACATGGTCCAGTTTGATGAAGTGCTACAAATGTAAGTAAATAGCCGTATTAGACTGAAAGATAAGGTTATTTTTTCAAACGTGTGAGAGTCTCCACACCATCGGCTCCTTACAAGGCACCATGACCTACGTCcccaatatctctgtctcttcttcatgtgaatgacggggatgtgggccttgtcgggtgtctgaagttaATCCTACGCGTCCGActcgttaaataaaaaatacttgtccagttcgaggtgagtcatcgctgtcctgatatccagaagctcttttcagtcataagagacggtggcagaaacattatgtacaaaataagttacaaataacgcaaaaaaaacacacacaatagcacaattggttaggacgCCGTAAATCGGCAGCCATCTCCACCGACGCCATTATTCAATATTCTTATGATACATATATTTTAAGCTCAATGTGACTGCAATTCCAACCTGTCTCTGTAGTCACGAAATTATGTTGAACTTAAAATATATGTATCATAAGAATGTGTTACTGGGgatgttaaacacttctccaatcgttgttGAGATCTAATATTCTGCGCAGCGCAAAACAAGatttcaaccaatcacatttctcAAATTCTTTCAACAAAATTCCAGCTAATCTTGGAGAGGACAGTTAGGCCTAACTACTTACAAAAGTGTGATTCTGTCGAAGTAAATAGCCGTATTAGACTGAAAGATAAGGTAATTTTGTCAAACGTGTGAGGCACTCCATACTCATTAGCTGTTCATTCAACATATTTACTAATTCACTCAACCACATTTTAAAAGTCTCCCTTCGTAACTGATTAACATTCCCCGAGACTAACCAGAAATGTTTCCTTGGCCACATATTCCCAGATTTTCATAAAAAAAGCCACATTTGGTTTCTCATTTCTGCATCACCAAATTTTGAGTGCTGCAAAAGAATAGGGTACAGTAGGTGCGCTTCAATTAACTCAATTAACAGCGGGAGCAGGAGTGTAGTGCAGCTGCAGCGCACCTGAGCGACCACTCTGCCACTTCTCACAATGGTGATAGTttagtaaagttagatcaaagctcaATATGATGTCTTGGAAGATCACATAATGATGAATTGGTATTCTACATAACAGAACCAAATATAAATGAATACTATAACGTTGCTCTTACACCAAAAACACCACCTCATTCTTATGAGATTTTATGATTGGATAGCAGAATAGTAAATAAAAAAATCGTATGCGGCCAAAACTCAACAGCGTGTGCCACTAGACAAAATGTGCTTTGATTGAAACTAAATACAGGAAGTCTACATAGTttaacaccatctgctctaaTATGCTCACGGTAATTCAAGAAGAACTAAATGCATATTCCCAttaaactgattgagatcaaataATTGGCATGCAGATGCCGTTTGGACATTTGACCGTATAACGTGAAGAATTATCATTCAcgattgacagtgatgatggcctattttgaaatgaggtatgcctaacttggtgtttgagggtattaaaaatataacattttcttgTTACAATATGTGGTCAGATGTTGCAATTGGAGGATGCATTTTATATAATGATATTCAATAGGCTATCTGTTGGTAGAAACTTTGAGAAATGATGATGTTATTTACATTTGTATTGCGCTCCGGCACCTAAACAATGTCCGCTACACCATGAGCGGAATTAGGATTTCTGTGTTTGTGAGGGGGGATATGAGATGGTGAGGGAAGGTACAGTATAACCTACAGTAGAAAGTAAACAAGAGGGTACAGTAGCAGGTGCAGCAGAATGCACAGTTGAACACTCACAGAAGTCACTGTGCCGCCGCTGCCTGTGATAGGTGGAAGCGCTACGCTGGGTCTTGCTgtgtgaggaggatgaagaggaggaagaggagcctGCAGTGGCCAAGGAGTGCTTGTTGGTCCCGTTGGTGATGGGGCTGGGCCGGACCCGTGCCAGGGACAGGGTACTGGCTGAACGAGACTCGCCACCATCCTGTTACCAAGCCAACCACAGCACAGATGTTAACTAGCTGCATGGACTAAATGTGGAGCCACCAAGAGCACTGTGGCTTTCCGTGTACCGATATGTTGTTTTACATTCACATAATACGCCTATATAAATATCAAAATACCTCTTTTGTTTGTCTACATAATTCTTAATCAAATaagcatttttgtatgttcttaCAAAAATACATATTCTTACCTAAATCCAGTATACATACTGATTACTAGGGCTGCAGTGTTTTTCTGTGTAATAGCACATTGATATCTTGTGCTGCACTCTGGTGGCCAGGCCCAGACTGCTCACCTCATTCTTGAGGCCCAGCAATAGGTAGGTAGCGGTGACCTCGTTGTACTTCTGGTTGAGCAGAGCGTCCTTGATCTCCTCGGGAGTAAAGCCCATCCCCACCATCACCTCTGAAGACCACAAATAAGGGGAGATGGGGAAAAAGAAGGTGGCCATTTTGGAAATGATTTTAAGTTAAAGTTAATTTTAAGCTAACATTTCATGAACAGATATTAACTGAAAGGATACTGTATCTGAAATGTGTTTCATAAGAATGTCAAAAGGCATGAAGTGACCTGGCTAAATAAGCCACCAGAGCCAAAGTGGAAGACTAACACATTGCCTTTGGTGCAGAAATGGTGGATAGCAAGGCATTGGCCTGGACATAGCTGGCTCACCTATGCGAGCGGCATCACTGTAGTCCTCAACAGGCTCTGTATGGGGCTTCAAGGAATCCTCATCATACCCTgcgtttatccacttgtccttcatgACTTGCTGTGGAGATCACAACAAGATTCCATGTTAGAGAGTAGCTAAAGTTggaaaccctgtgtgtgtgtgtgtgtgtgtgtgtgtgtgtgtgtgtgtgtgtgtgtgtgtgtgtgtgtgtgtgtgtgtgtgtgtgtgtgtgtgtgtgtgtgtgtgtgtgtgtgttatggtggtTTGTAAGGCCGGTGGCGATACCAGTATCGTAATACTCGTTAgaatcgtggcaaggaaacaaaacacgaagTGGATTGAACCACTCCTTTTCCCAAAGGAAAACCACCCAAATGTTGGAAAGAACCATTATGTTGTCTTCCAgagacatttgtatttattttccaagctacagCACACAATATTTAACATACAggaggtttttaaaggaccaaagtgTATTGGTCTGCTTTGTGTAAAGAATGTTGCGATACTGGTATGGACCTGGCCTAGTGGTTTGGAGCTTTATTACATGTTGGGGTATTAGTGTGTGACATGTTATACCCTTTTTACACGACTGAACCAAACCGAACCGAGCCAAGCTGTACTGGGCTGGCATAGTTACACATCCACTATAATTGTTAAAACTATGCaagaaaggacaatgtgaaaagacAATATCCAAGCCAGCACAATATGGTTTGGGTTGGTCCTATAGTGGGAATCAGGCATTTGTGGTTGGTTCTCCTCACATCTAAGGTGCAGCGCTTGGTGGGATTGAGCACCAAGAACCGGCGTAGGATCCCCTCGCAGTCTGTGGACATGTAGAAGGGCACACGATACTTCCCTCTCAGGACGCGCTCACGCAGCTCCTGTGGGcagtgacaaacacacacacacacgtttttaaACACTCaccgaacacacacaccaaacgcgGATTGTCAACCACAGACCAAAAACACATCGTCAAGCACACACCAAACTTGATGTCAAGCACAAGAAAACAGAAATAGTCAAACACACGCCAACCccgacacacaccaacacagacatacagtacagtagaaataAGACACTAATTGTACACTCAATACACTCTGCATTCACTACAACACTATATCCTATGAAGTGTTCGGATTAGCAGCCACATAGGTCGAAGGGCAGCGAGCTGCTGACCAGAGTGTACAGTATGATTCCCAGACTACAGACTTCCACCTCTAACCCCCCCCTCACCCAACGCCTCACTGCCTcacctcccccccacacacaccttgaGGTTCTGCCCATCGAAGGGCAGCGACCCTGACACCAGCGTGTATAGTATGACTCCCAGGCTCCAGACGTCCACCTCGGGCCCGTCGTACTTCTTCCCCTGGAACAGTTCCGGGGCAGCGTAGGGCGGGGAGCCACAGAACGTGTCCAGCTTGTTGCCCAGCGTGAACTCATTACTGAAGCCGAAGTCGGCGATCTTGATGTTGGCGTTGGCGTCCAGCAGGAGGTTCTCAGCCTGGAgaagggatggaggaaagagagggcggagagagagtagagggaaagaaggatggaggggtagagggatacATGGAGCAGATGgacggagggatagagggggagggatggagggatggaggtggggagatggagaaggagagccgtCATCCAGGATTTATATAGATAGAGTAGTCCGGAAAGGCTGGGAGAAGAAGTGACTCACACTGCGTCTGTCTGTGCTTATGTTTAGGGACATAATATCCAATAATAATCAGAAGACGTATCTATTTCCTCTACCCATTCCACATCTATaaatacatgtactgtacatccataaATGTTCACATCTATAAAATAGGAGGATGACTGACTGCAAGGTCACAATTTTTATGTTTAGGATTATAATGACGATTACAATCACAAATCAtttacacagaacaaaaatatgaacgcaacatgcaaagtgttggtcccatgtttcatgaactgaaataaaagatcccagaaatgttccatacacacgaaaagcttatttctctcaaattttgtgcacaaatctgttttcatcccttttagtgagcatttcttatttgccaagataatccatccacctaaaatgtgaagttttgtcacacaacacaatgccacaggtgtctcaggttttgagggaatgtgcaattggcatgctgactgcaagaatgtccacccgagttgttgccagataattcatgttaatttccctaccataaaagttgttttaaagaatttggcagtacgtccaattgtgtgtgtaaccacgccagcccaggacttctgagaccagccacccggacagctgatgaaactgtgagtttgcacaaccgaagaatctctgaacaaactgtcagaaaccatctcaggaaaGCTAATCTGTGTGcacgtcgtcctcaccagggtcttgacctgactgtagtTCAGCGTTGTAACcagcaaatgttcaccttccatgGCCAGTGGCACGCTGGAGAAATGTACTCTTCTGTGATGAATTCCGGTTTCAAGTGTACAGGGCAGATGGCAGCCTTCATGTGGGCaaacggtttgctgatgtcaacgttgtgaaccgagtgccccatggtggcggtgggtttatggtatgggcaggcataagctacggacaacacaattgcattttctcgatggcaatttgaatgcacagataccGTGACGAAAtcatgaggcccattgtcgtgccattcatccgccgccatcacctcatgtttcagcatgataatgcaaggccccatgtcgcaaggatttgtacacaattcctggaagctgaaaatgtcgcagttattccatggcctgcatactcaccagatatgtcacttactgagcatgtttgggatgctctggattgacgtttacaacagcatgttccagttcccaccagtATCCAGCaaattcacacagccattgaagaggagtgttacacgattccacaggccacaatcaacagcctgatcaacactatgtgctgcatgaggcaaatggtgttcacaccagatagtgactggttttctgattcacgcccctacttttttttttaagtatctgtttccaacagatgcatatctgtattcccagtcatgtgaaatccatagattagggcctaatgaatttatttaaattgattgatttccttatatgaactgtaactttgtAAAATCTGAAatagttgcatgttgcgtttatatttttgctaaGTGTATATTCAATTAGCATTCTCACCTTCAAGTCTCGGTGGACAATGTTCTTCATGTGGCAGTAGTGGACAGCAGACACAATCtagagggcagagagacaggtaatcagacagacagacaaacagacacacaaacatacatacagacaggcagattgatatacacacacagacagacagctttaGCAAGCAGCAAGCCAGCCAGCAAGCCAGACAAACAGACTGACTAAAAAGACAGCTAGACAtccagagaaacagacagacagacaagtgtGCGAGGCACCGTGGTCGTCATACCTGTCGAAATTTGGCTCTGGCTTCAATCTCCTTCATTCTACCATGAGATACGAGGTAGTCAAACACTTCACCTTAAAACAAAGAGAGTGGTCAACATGATGAGGGAAATACTGTATGTGACAAAATATGTTTCAATGCATCATACTGTACACTCAATCTTCCTTAAACCCTTTCCTGGTTACATAATGTACTCATATTGTGCTCGTTGAATCTGCAGTATTTTCAACCATCATTAACAGTTAAACTAATATCTTTCCAGTAGCTAATATCAAAGGCCTAACACTAATGTTATAGTGACAGAGACTGTGGGGCTGTGGCCTGCTTCCTCCCAGATTTTATCCTAATGACATTTCAGCTGGTAGAAATATTCTCCCTGGCCACTAAACCCTGTCATTAGCTATAAGCCTATTACCGAAATCCCCCCCTACATTTACAATATAATTTCGTAGAACACCAAAGGTAAAATACGCAACATTCGGTTATGTTTACTTACACATACAGTAGTAGTACGTACTGTACAACCATTGTGTTCGGTAATGGTTTTGAGTCATCTCCATTGGTTTATTTATACTTTTCTCCCCTGTCAATCAAACACAAGCTAATCCGCCATTACGGAGACATAGTAGCTAGGTCTATTGAAACAGACAGGAAGGCAGATGCACCCACCTCCACTGGCATACTCCATGATTAGGTAAAGGGTCTTATCAGTCTCAATCACCTCGAACAGCTGCACTGTAATAGGCACAAACAAAAtcagataaaaaataataaagaaagaaaaactccttttgtaaaaaaaaaaaaaacgaaaaaaaGACATATCTGATAAATCCAGCAGGGCATGAAAGCGGTCTAGTCTAATGccatgtgttttttatttatttttatcacatTTCAGCTTTCGAAAATCCCGTTCCCCTCGCCAACCCAACCCTGGGCCCTCCTTCCCCGCATCTAGCTAGcaactgtatgtgctagtagtataGTCTATTCAACACATACAGTGAGAGGCCTAGACAAAATCCTGCTGTCTGGGTGGATGAGACAGGAGTGGACCAGCCATTTAGACTACACACACTACTATCAGTATTCTATGCTATCTTATGCTATACTATGCTATGCTATACTAACTATACACAAACAACATGGACTAGAACATTGACTGCGGACTAAAAGTACATTTAAGCCATGGCCACAACATAAATATACAGCACTGTAATAGCCAACATATAGACATAGTGCGATCATGTGAAAGACAGACAAACAGCATAAACACCAGCACAAATGCATAGGATGGTGGTAAAGTTCAGTACATACTAGCACAAAAGCTTGATAGAAATATAGAATAGATACAACACAGCATGTATCAACATAAacaaaccccccccacacacacacacacacttaatgcaGGCCCTTACCTATGTTTGGGTGATTTAAACCTTTCATTATCCGAACCTCTCGAAAAAGCTGCGAAAGGCATTAGGATTTTTGTTAGAAGTGAAtagaatataaataatatacagtggggcaaaaaagtatttagtcagccaccaattgtgcaagttctcccacttaaaaagatgagagaggcctgtaattgtcatcataggtgcacttcaactatgacagacaaaatgagaaaaaaaatccagaaaatcacattgtaggatttttaatgaatttatttacaaattatggtggaaaataagtatttggtcaataacaaaagtttatctcaatacttatatattatgttatataccctttgttggcaatgacagaggtcaaacattttctgtaagtcttcacaaggttttcacacactgttgttggtattttggcccattcctccatgcagatctcctctagagcagtgatgtttgggggctgttgctggacaacacggactttcaactccctacaaagattttctatggggttgagatctggagactggctaggccactccaggaccttgaaatgcttcttacgaagccactccttcgttgcccgggcggtgtgtttgggatcattgtcatgctgaaagacccagccacgtttcatcttcaatgcccttgcggaggttttcactcaaaatctcacgatacatggccccattcattctttcctttacacggatcagccgtcctggtccctttgcagaaaaacagccccaaagcatgatgtttccacccccatgcttcacagtaggtatggtgttctttggatgcaactcagcattctttgtcctccaaacacgacgagttgagtttttaccaaaaagttatattttggtttcatctgaccagatgacattctcccaatcttcttctggatcatccaaatgctctctagcaaacttcagatgggcctggacatgtactggcttaagcagggggacacgtctggcactgaaggatttgagtccctggtggcgtagggtgttactgatggtaggctttgttacttcggtcccagctctctgcaggtcattcactagatccaccccgtgtggttctgggatatttgctcaccgttcttgtgataattttgaccccacggagtgaaatcttgcgtggagccccagatcgagggagattatcagtggtcttgtatgtcttccatttcctaataatttctcccacagttgatttcttcaaacctagcttacctattgcagattcagtcttcccagcctggtgcaggtctacaattttgtttctggtgtcctttgacagctctttggtcttggccatagtggagtttggagtgtgactgtttgaggttgtggacaggtggcttttatactgataacaagttcaaacaggtgccattaatacaggtaacgagtggagaacagaggagcctcttaaagaagaaattacaggtctgtgagagccatcttgcttgtttgtaggtgaccaaacacttattttccaccataatttgcaaattcattcattaaaaatcctacaatgtgattttcctcattttgtctgtcatagatgaagtgtacctatgatgaaaattacaggcctctctcatctttttaagtgggagaacttgcacaattggtggctgactaaatacttttttgcccccctgtatatagaacATATCCATATGGGGTTTTCAACTGAGAGAAAATGTTACAGCAATGTGTACCATGTGTTTTTTCAAAATGTTATGCATTTTCAATTCAAACTGCTGTAAGGCTTACACTTACAGTATTGGAGGAAATCAGTTCAAATGCATTGtcataaagaaggatttttaatttGAACCATCTATCTGACTCATCTGGTTCACAATATATATAAGATCCTAGCTTTGTGACACAACATCGAGAGTCTGTGTATTGGTTGGACTCTCTGAGTTGTGCATCGTTCTAGTGATTGGCGAAGGAAAATAACCATACCACTAAAAAAAACAAAAGCATATGTATAATCTGTAGCAACTCTACGTTAAGTGAAATGTGTCCCTTGAtatcaaaataaacattttaatccAACTTTTGTCCAAACCGCACCATATTCCTGCTGTCTAAACAGTGGTAGATTGAGGTAGGAAGTCTCGCCTGAAGTGCGTGGTCTAACGTCAGCCACGTGTATAATTTTGCAGGAATATGGTGGGGTTCAAGTCAGACTCA
Above is a window of Oncorhynchus tshawytscha isolate Ot180627B linkage group LG30, Otsh_v2.0, whole genome shotgun sequence DNA encoding:
- the LOC112228416 gene encoding MAP/microtubule affinity-regulating kinase 4-like isoform X5, whose product is MSSRSALPSGNDRGTDHHVTLAASRSDKGTSLSSRSLGARCRNSMASCSDETPHIGNYRLLKTIGKGNFAKVKLARHILTGKEVAIKIIDKTQLNPTSLQKLFREVRIMKGLNHPNIVQLFEVIETDKTLYLIMEYASGGEVFDYLVSHGRMKEIEARAKFRQIVSAVHYCHMKNIVHRDLKAENLLLDANANIKIADFGFSNEFTLGNKLDTFCGSPPYAAPELFQGKKYDGPEVDVWSLGVILYTLVSGSLPFDGQNLKELRERVLRGKYRVPFYMSTDCEGILRRFLVLNPTKRCTLDQVMKDKWINAGYDEDSLKPHTEPVEDYSDAARIEVMVGMGFTPEEIKDALLNQKYNEVTATYLLLGLKNEDGGESRSASTLSLARVRPSPITNGTNKHSLATAGSSSSSSSSSHSKTQRSASTYHRQRRHSDFCGPSMPVMHPKRSPTSTGDRELREGRMPPRKASCSVMGSRSLPPSSPMVSSANNPNKSEIPDRRKEMTATTVRNSENNIPGSAMTRRNTYVCTDRSSTDRHSLLQNGKENSSLSHRLPPTSPSTLSISGAGASSSSSERCRLTRGSTIRSTFHGGQLRDRGPPVYSAPPTSPTLSHHDASPLPHARSRATSNLFTKLTSKLTRRVNLEPSKRQGSNKSVSGCTLPQGSKTVRSQMNLRESADLRSQVAIYLGIKKRPSPGPSDVAGI
- the LOC112228416 gene encoding MAP/microtubule affinity-regulating kinase 4-like isoform X4 yields the protein MSSRSALPSGNDRGTDHHVTLAASRSDKGTSLSSRSLGARCRNSMASCSDETPHIGNYRLLKTIGKGNFAKVKLARHILTGKEVAIKIIDKTQLNPTSLQKLFREVRIMKGLNHPNIVQLFEVIETDKTLYLIMEYASGGEVFDYLVSHGRMKEIEARAKFRQIVSAVHYCHMKNIVHRDLKAENLLLDANANIKIADFGFSNEFTLGNKLDTFCGSPPYAAPELFQGKKYDGPEVDVWSLGVILYTLVSGSLPFDGQNLKELRERVLRGKYRVPFYMSTDCEGILRRFLVLNPTKRCTLDQVMKDKWINAGYDEDSLKPHTEPVEDYSDAARIEVMVGMGFTPEEIKDALLNQKYNEVTATYLLLGLKNEDGGESRSASTLSLARVRPSPITNGTNKHSLATAGSSSSSSSSSHSKTQRSASTYHRQRRHSDFCGPSMPVMHPKRSPTSTGDRELREGRMPPRKASCSVMGSRSLPPSSPMVSSANNPNKSEIPDRRKEMTATTVRNSENNIPGSAMTRRNTYVCTDRSSTDRHSLLQNGKENSSLSHRLPPTSPSTLSISGAGASSSSSERCRLTRGSTIRSTFHGGQLRDRGPPVYSAPPTSPTLSHHDASPLPHARSRATSNLFTKLTSKLTRRVNLEPSKRQGSNKSVSGCTLPQGSKTVRSQMNLRESADLRSQGQYMSQVAIYLGIKKRPSPGPSDVAGI
- the LOC112228416 gene encoding MAP/microtubule affinity-regulating kinase 4-like isoform X7, with the translated sequence MSSRSALPSGNDRGTDHHVTLAASRSDKGTSLSSRSLGARCRNSMASCSDETPHIGNYRLLKTIGKGNFAKVKLARHILTGKEVAIKIIDKTQLNPTSLQKLFREVRIMKGLNHPNIVQLFEVIETDKTLYLIMEYASGGEVFDYLVSHGRMKEIEARAKFRQIVSAVHYCHMKNIVHRDLKAENLLLDANANIKIADFGFSNEFTLGNKLDTFCGSPPYAAPELFQGKKYDGPEVDVWSLGVILYTLVSGSLPFDGQNLKELRERVLRGKYRVPFYMSTDCEGILRRFLVLNPTKRCTLDQVMKDKWINAGYDEDSLKPHTEPVEDYSDAARIEVMVGMGFTPEEIKDALLNQKYNEVTATYLLLGLKNEDGGESRSASTLSLARVRPSPITNGTNKHSLATAGSSSSSSSSSHSKTQRSASTYHRQRRHSDFCGPSMPVMHPKRSPTSTGDRELREGRMPPRKASCSVMGSRSLPPSSPMVSSANNPNKSEIPDRRKEMTATTVRNSENNIPGSAMTRRNTYVCTDRSSTDRHSLLQNGKENSSLSHRLPPTSPSTLSISGAGASSSSSERCRLTRGSTIRSTFHGGQLRDRGPPVYSAPPTSPTLSHHDASPLPHARSRATSNLFTKLTSKLTRRVTNEPEGICRSAVTRSVYVTRSVYPATLRQPI